From Afipia carboxidovorans OM5, one genomic window encodes:
- a CDS encoding porin, whose protein sequence is MTKIKSLVLGSAAAIVAIGGAQAADLPVKAKAVEYVKVCSLYGAGFYYIPGTDTCIRIGGYVRAEVNIGGASTDATYISGTAGNNDVYANYYTRSRIMMNIDTRTATEYGVVRTFGAFGPQFNSGNVDGPDTQAAGSMRVEAAFIQFAGFTFGRSASAYALPWNGAPGNLNSTLMGGPNYDAGVNNIQYTWQFGNGVSASIGVDAQEQANRVGVYNANGTINAVGAYNNAYQAGTAVDVVGNIRLDQAWGLIQLSAAAHQVTGNYYNGGATGNSGTIINGHPGDKWGFAVTGALQLKNLPTGPGDDIKISGTYTEGALRYVLGQSGATPRNFVRYDGGGLTFAGVPVADGVFDVGTGIELTKAYGFNGAFNHNWNKNWSSSVFGSWSHVDYNGNATTIICNAGYAANATTCNPDFNISQLGVSTTWKPVKNLAFIAEATWVNIKQNNVGVENGVGTRAGQGYAYGDQDAYSGVLRVQRNF, encoded by the coding sequence ATGACCAAGATTAAGAGCCTTGTCCTCGGATCGGCAGCGGCAATCGTTGCGATCGGTGGCGCACAGGCGGCTGATCTTCCCGTCAAGGCCAAAGCGGTCGAGTACGTGAAGGTTTGTTCGCTGTACGGAGCCGGCTTCTACTACATCCCCGGCACCGACACCTGCATTCGTATCGGCGGCTATGTCCGTGCGGAAGTGAACATTGGCGGCGCTTCGACCGACGCGACCTACATCTCCGGCACCGCCGGCAACAACGATGTTTACGCGAACTACTACACCCGTTCGCGCATCATGATGAACATCGACACCCGTACCGCAACTGAGTACGGCGTGGTCCGCACCTTCGGTGCGTTCGGCCCGCAGTTCAACAGCGGCAACGTCGACGGCCCCGATACGCAGGCCGCTGGCTCCATGCGCGTTGAGGCGGCGTTCATCCAGTTCGCCGGCTTCACCTTCGGTCGTTCGGCTTCGGCTTACGCCCTGCCGTGGAACGGCGCTCCGGGCAACCTCAACTCGACCCTCATGGGTGGACCGAACTACGACGCCGGTGTGAACAATATCCAGTACACCTGGCAGTTCGGCAATGGCGTTTCGGCCAGCATCGGTGTTGATGCGCAGGAGCAGGCTAATCGCGTTGGCGTTTACAACGCCAATGGCACGATCAATGCGGTCGGCGCTTATAACAACGCCTATCAGGCGGGAACGGCTGTGGACGTGGTCGGTAACATCCGCCTCGACCAGGCTTGGGGTCTGATCCAGTTGTCGGCTGCTGCCCATCAGGTCACCGGCAACTACTACAATGGCGGCGCCACGGGTAACAGCGGTACCATCATCAATGGCCATCCGGGCGACAAGTGGGGCTTCGCTGTGACCGGTGCGTTGCAGCTCAAGAACCTGCCAACCGGACCCGGCGACGACATCAAGATCAGCGGTACCTACACCGAGGGTGCGCTGCGTTACGTGCTCGGCCAGTCCGGTGCGACGCCGCGTAACTTTGTCCGCTACGATGGTGGTGGTCTCACGTTTGCTGGTGTGCCGGTTGCTGATGGCGTGTTCGATGTCGGTACTGGCATCGAGCTGACCAAGGCCTATGGCTTCAACGGCGCCTTCAACCACAACTGGAACAAGAACTGGTCGTCCAGCGTGTTCGGTTCGTGGTCGCATGTTGATTACAATGGCAACGCCACGACGATCATCTGCAACGCTGGGTATGCTGCCAACGCTACGACCTGCAACCCGGACTTCAACATCAGCCAGTTGGGCGTGAGCACGACCTGGAAGCCGGTGAAGAACCTCGCGTTCATCGCCGAAGCGACCTGGGTCAACATCAAGCAGAACAACGTTGGTGTGGAGAACGGCGTCGGCACGCGTGCTGGCCAGGGCTACGCCTACGGCGATCAGGACGCTTACTCCGGCGTTCTCCGCGTTCAGCGCAACTTCTGA
- a CDS encoding acyltransferase, with protein MADSLTTTRDLSEEREADAWLTRVRRHLRVLTLRKRQHFDRRVSIGDLLTERADNAAAYGFGEGTTMYDNVLVLGEVYVGRHTWIGPGCILDGSGGGLRIGDHCAISAGVQIYTHHTVKRSLSMGVEPIEYAPTIIGDGVYLGPNAIVQMGVTIGDRVVVGANSFVNRDVGTGLRVFGTPARVHS; from the coding sequence ATGGCCGATTCCCTTACGACCACGCGCGATTTAAGCGAAGAGAGAGAAGCCGACGCATGGTTGACGCGTGTGCGTCGACATCTGCGTGTGCTGACGTTACGAAAACGGCAACACTTCGATCGCCGTGTTTCTATCGGAGATCTATTGACGGAGCGGGCAGATAATGCCGCAGCCTATGGCTTCGGTGAAGGAACCACTATGTATGATAACGTCCTCGTCCTTGGCGAGGTCTACGTGGGTCGCCACACATGGATTGGGCCTGGATGCATATTGGATGGCTCGGGGGGCGGCCTTCGGATCGGCGACCACTGCGCCATATCGGCAGGAGTCCAGATCTATACACATCATACGGTAAAAAGATCTCTCTCGATGGGAGTGGAGCCCATCGAGTATGCACCAACGATTATCGGAGACGGTGTTTATCTCGGGCCGAACGCTATTGTACAGATGGGTGTTACGATCGGAGATCGAGTGGTTGTTGGGGCGAACTCATTCGTAAATCGCGATGTTGGCACCGGGCTCAGGGTGTTTGGCACGCCGGCACGCGTTCATAGTTAG
- a CDS encoding IS3 family transposase (programmed frameshift): MARKRHTAEEIVAKLRQVDVLMAQGRQVADAVRAIGVTEVTYYRWRNEYGGLKGDQVKRLKELETENTRLRRAVSDLTLDKLILAEAAKGKLLSPSRRRACVDHVITELCISERRACRALGQHRSTQRKIPTTPDDEVALTADIIELARQYGRYGYRRITALLRRAGWTVNKKRVERIWRCEGLKVPAKQPKRGRLWLNDGSCIRLRPERPNHVWSYDFVADRTHDGKAFRMLCIIDEFSRESLAIRVARKLKATDVIEALCELFVSRGIPAHIRSDNGPEFVAQALRDWIVAVGAKTAYIEPGSPWENGYCESFNGKLRDELLNGEIFYTLKEAQIVIENWRRHYNTVRPHSSLGYQPPAPEALVWPAPKEIGKMQSLN, translated from the exons ATGGCAAGGAAGAGGCATACGGCTGAAGAGATTGTTGCGAAGCTGCGGCAGGTTGATGTGCTGATGGCACAGGGCCGGCAGGTAGCAGACGCAGTCCGAGCGATAGGCGTGACGGAAGTCACGTACTATCGATGGCGGAATGAGTATGGCGGCCTGAAGGGCGACCAGGTGAAGCGACTGAAGGAGTTGGAGACCGAGAACACCCGGCTCCGGCGAGCGGTGTCGGATCTGACGCTGGACAAGCTGATCCTGGCGGAGGCCGCAA AAGGGAAACTTCTAAGCCCCTCCCGACGCCGTGCGTGCGTGGATCATGTGATAACCGAGCTTTGCATATCTGAGAGACGGGCGTGCCGGGCATTAGGTCAGCATCGATCGACGCAGCGCAAGATTCCAACGACACCCGATGACGAGGTAGCATTGACTGCCGACATCATCGAGCTTGCCCGCCAATATGGCCGCTACGGGTATCGCCGGATTACGGCGTTGCTCCGCAGAGCCGGCTGGACGGTGAACAAGAAGCGTGTCGAGCGGATCTGGCGATGTGAGGGGCTGAAGGTCCCTGCTAAACAGCCTAAACGCGGGCGTCTGTGGCTCAACGACGGCTCGTGCATCCGCCTGCGGCCGGAGCGCCCCAACCATGTCTGGTCCTATGACTTCGTCGCTGACCGCACCCACGATGGCAAGGCGTTCCGGATGTTGTGCATCATCGACGAGTTCAGTCGTGAGAGCCTGGCCATCCGTGTCGCACGGAAGCTCAAAGCGACGGATGTCATCGAGGCGCTATGCGAGCTGTTCGTCTCGCGGGGCATTCCTGCGCACATACGGTCGGACAATGGGCCCGAGTTTGTCGCCCAGGCTCTGCGCGATTGGATCGTCGCCGTCGGCGCCAAGACGGCCTACATCGAACCCGGAAGTCCGTGGGAGAACGGCTACTGCGAAAGCTTCAACGGCAAACTGCGCGATGAACTACTCAACGGCGAGATCTTCTACACATTGAAGGAGGCGCAGATCGTGATCGAAAACTGGCGCCGTCACTACAACACGGTCCGTCCACACTCATCGCTGGGATATCAACCACCCGCACCCGAGGCTCTCGTCTGGCCAGCACCAAAGGAGATAGGCAAAATGCAATCCCTAAACTAA
- a CDS encoding exopolysaccharide biosynthesis polyprenyl glycosylphosphotransferase has protein sequence MRFLRSRFKFGTASISGAANSITRDKRWPVQYDSVEFLALLADISTIFAASLIAAFFYVLLLGTPEGMARLAGVALPTSVVFAAVAKSCNMYQPKALLELRSQVRSVCIIWFGVFGLLVATTLTLQMKGAIPLDFALIFGVVGLAALSAQRVFLRDTLRKGLVERRFSGRKIILITDGAGRDLVNTLSDLGFFVEKHFTLPVSRSSQRRQAELIGKIIDRTRETEIREIFFGVSPDHWSRTKHVVAALRVLPLPVRLIPTGASSDLFYRPSTELGSARCVELQHGPLSPVALFAKRALDIGLATTVLAILSPLLLFVAIAIKLDSRGPAIFKQQRCGFNGRRFTIYKFRTMSVLEDGPTIVQAQTNDARVTRLGGWLRKTSIDEIPQLLNVLEGSMSIVGPRPHAIAHDNEFNKAVSNYAYRRRVKPGLTGLAQIKGFRGPTPTPAAIERRVQHDLLYIDNWSLALDLMILMQTPIELFRGRNAL, from the coding sequence ATGCGTTTCCTCAGGAGCCGGTTCAAGTTCGGTACCGCGTCGATTTCGGGCGCAGCCAATAGCATAACCCGCGACAAGAGATGGCCGGTTCAATACGATTCCGTAGAGTTTTTGGCATTGCTTGCGGATATCTCCACGATCTTTGCCGCGAGCCTTATTGCCGCATTTTTCTATGTGTTGTTGCTTGGCACGCCAGAAGGGATGGCAAGGCTGGCTGGCGTTGCGCTGCCGACCTCGGTGGTATTCGCTGCAGTGGCGAAATCCTGCAATATGTATCAGCCCAAAGCGCTGCTCGAACTCCGCAGCCAAGTTCGTAGCGTATGCATAATCTGGTTCGGCGTTTTCGGCCTCCTCGTAGCCACCACACTGACCCTGCAGATGAAGGGCGCTATTCCCCTCGATTTTGCCCTCATCTTTGGAGTCGTCGGGTTAGCGGCCTTGTCGGCCCAACGCGTTTTCCTTCGTGACACGCTGCGAAAGGGCCTTGTAGAGCGGCGCTTCTCGGGTCGCAAGATTATCCTGATCACCGATGGAGCCGGTCGCGACCTGGTCAATACGCTGAGCGATCTCGGTTTCTTCGTGGAAAAGCACTTCACGTTGCCCGTGTCTCGCTCGTCCCAGCGCCGACAGGCGGAACTGATCGGCAAGATCATCGACCGCACCCGCGAAACTGAAATCCGAGAGATCTTCTTTGGCGTCAGCCCCGATCATTGGTCTCGCACCAAACACGTCGTGGCTGCTCTTCGGGTGCTACCCTTGCCCGTCAGGCTGATCCCGACCGGAGCAAGCTCGGACCTCTTTTACCGCCCCTCCACGGAGCTTGGCAGCGCACGGTGCGTCGAACTTCAGCACGGGCCGTTATCACCGGTGGCGTTGTTCGCAAAGCGCGCTCTCGACATCGGTCTAGCGACTACCGTGCTCGCGATTTTATCGCCCCTGCTTCTGTTCGTGGCTATCGCTATCAAGCTGGATTCACGCGGCCCGGCGATCTTCAAACAGCAACGTTGTGGATTTAATGGCCGCCGTTTCACGATCTACAAGTTCCGGACAATGTCGGTCCTTGAAGATGGACCAACGATCGTGCAAGCGCAGACCAACGACGCGCGGGTGACCCGACTTGGCGGATGGCTCCGCAAGACGAGCATCGACGAAATTCCGCAACTCCTCAATGTGCTGGAGGGCAGTATGTCCATCGTCGGGCCCCGGCCGCATGCCATCGCCCACGACAATGAATTCAACAAAGCAGTGAGCAATTATGCCTATCGGCGCCGGGTTAAGCCTGGACTGACCGGCCTCGCACAGATCAAAGGCTTCCGCGGCCCTACACCAACGCCCGCTGCCATTGAGCGGCGCGTGCAACATGACCTGCTTTATATCGATAACTGGAGCCTCGCACTGGACCTGATGATCCTCATGCAGACCCCGATCGAGCTGTTTCGGGGACGAAATGCCCTGTGA